In one Bradyrhizobium cosmicum genomic region, the following are encoded:
- a CDS encoding NAD-dependent malic enzyme produces MTLLRDPLLNKGTAFTEAERAALGLRGLLPPCVLTMETQVERVLTNLRMLPTDLEKFVALNALHDRNEALFFRVVVDNIDEIQPIIYTPTVGLACQKFGLIYQRPRGMFISSRDRGQIADILKNWPNPAKLIVVTDGERILGLGDLGANGMGIPVGKLSLYSACAGVHPEQCLPIVLDVGTNNEELLSDPYYLGLRQRRLTGEAYDSFVDEFMVAARKTFPGVLIQFEDFANHSAFKLLHKYRDDACVFNDDIQGTAAVALAGLFSALRVNGGKLKDQRILFLGAGEAATGIADLVVSAMMAEGLSEAEALRRNWLVDSRGLVVGSREGLHGHKLRYAHSDQAPIADFLTAIKTLKPTAIIGVAAVGGAFTPEVLKTMAALNEQPIVFALSNPTSKAECSAEDAYRYTEGRALFACGSPYDPVKLNGRTFVPRQGNNSYIFPGVGLGVIASRSRLVTDEMFMAAAHTLADCVGKEDLAQGSLYPALPRIREVSVRIAAAVADVAFQRGLADGPAPNDVKGLVQSQMYEPKY; encoded by the coding sequence ATGACGCTGCTGCGCGATCCCCTGCTCAACAAGGGCACCGCCTTCACGGAAGCTGAGCGCGCCGCGCTGGGCTTGCGCGGCCTGCTGCCGCCTTGTGTGCTGACGATGGAGACGCAGGTCGAGCGCGTGCTCACCAACCTGCGCATGTTGCCGACGGACCTCGAGAAATTCGTCGCGCTGAACGCACTGCATGACCGCAACGAGGCGCTGTTCTTCCGCGTCGTGGTCGACAATATCGACGAGATCCAGCCGATCATCTACACGCCGACGGTCGGGCTTGCCTGCCAGAAATTTGGCCTGATCTACCAGCGTCCGCGAGGCATGTTCATCTCCTCGCGCGATCGCGGCCAGATCGCGGACATTCTGAAGAACTGGCCCAATCCCGCAAAGCTCATCGTCGTCACCGACGGCGAGCGCATCCTTGGGCTTGGTGATCTCGGCGCCAACGGCATGGGCATTCCGGTCGGAAAGCTCTCGCTCTATTCGGCCTGCGCCGGCGTGCATCCCGAGCAATGCCTGCCGATCGTGCTCGACGTCGGCACCAACAACGAAGAGCTGCTGAGCGATCCCTATTATCTCGGCTTGCGCCAGCGGCGGCTCACCGGCGAGGCGTATGACAGCTTCGTCGACGAATTCATGGTGGCCGCGCGAAAGACGTTCCCGGGCGTGCTGATCCAGTTCGAGGATTTCGCCAATCACTCGGCATTCAAGCTGCTGCACAAGTACCGCGACGATGCCTGCGTCTTCAACGACGACATCCAGGGCACCGCGGCGGTGGCGCTCGCAGGCCTGTTCTCGGCGCTGCGCGTCAACGGCGGCAAGCTGAAGGACCAGCGCATCCTGTTCCTCGGCGCGGGCGAGGCCGCGACCGGCATCGCCGATCTCGTCGTTTCCGCCATGATGGCCGAGGGGCTCTCCGAGGCGGAAGCGCTTCGGCGCAACTGGCTGGTGGATTCCCGCGGCCTCGTCGTCGGCAGTCGCGAAGGCCTCCATGGCCACAAGCTCCGCTATGCCCATTCCGACCAGGCGCCGATCGCCGACTTCCTCACCGCGATCAAGACGCTGAAGCCGACGGCGATCATCGGCGTCGCCGCGGTCGGCGGCGCCTTCACGCCCGAGGTGCTGAAGACGATGGCCGCGCTCAACGAGCAGCCGATCGTGTTCGCGCTCTCCAACCCGACCTCGAAGGCCGAATGCTCGGCGGAGGATGCCTACCGCTACACCGAGGGCCGCGCGCTGTTCGCCTGCGGCAGCCCCTATGACCCCGTGAAGCTCAACGGACGCACCTTCGTGCCGCGCCAAGGCAACAACTCCTACATCTTCCCCGGCGTCGGCCTCGGCGTCATCGCGAGCCGCTCGCGGCTGGTGACGGACGAGATGTTCATGGCCGCCGCCCATACGCTCGCCGATTGCGTCGGCAAGGAGGATCTCGCGCAGGGAAGCCTCTATCCGGCGCTCCCGCGCATCCGCGAGGTTTCGGTTCGCATCGCCGCCGCCGTCGCAGACGTGGCCTTCCAGCGCGGGCTGGCGGACGGACCCGCGCCCAACGACGTGAAGGGCCTGGTCCAGTCGCAGATGTACGAGCCGAAATACTAG
- a CDS encoding septal ring lytic transglycosylase RlpA family protein, with protein MSRFARAETARSSLATSSRLLLAVTAAASLAACAQSPVGRQKADLAGTNRQAAVERPHRVAALHPRPISRVRVPDGDAKQGVSHGVASFYSDTETASGERFDKNELTAAHPTLPFGTKLRVTDVSSGRFVTVRVNDRGPYVRGRVVDISPSAAEALGMMDKGITNVRLDVVQ; from the coding sequence ATGTCTCGCTTTGCACGTGCCGAAACTGCCCGGAGTTCGCTGGCAACCTCGAGCCGGTTGCTGCTCGCGGTCACCGCTGCGGCGTCGCTCGCCGCCTGCGCGCAATCACCGGTCGGCCGCCAGAAGGCCGATCTTGCCGGCACCAACCGTCAGGCCGCCGTCGAGCGGCCGCACCGGGTGGCGGCGCTGCACCCGCGGCCGATCAGCCGGGTGCGGGTGCCTGACGGTGACGCCAAGCAAGGCGTGTCGCACGGTGTCGCCAGCTTCTATTCGGACACGGAGACCGCGAGTGGCGAGAGGTTCGACAAGAACGAATTGACCGCCGCGCATCCGACACTGCCGTTCGGCACGAAGCTGCGCGTCACCGACGTTTCCTCCGGCCGTTTCGTGACCGTCAGGGTCAACGATCGCGGGCCCTATGTTCGCGGACGCGTCGTCGACATCTCGCCGTCCGCAGCCGAGGCGCTCGGCATGATGGACAAGGGCATCACCAATGTCCGGCTCGACGTCGTGCAATAA
- a CDS encoding flavin-containing monooxygenase — protein MSDAMVAARESSTANGTAQQVDVAVVGAGFSGLYLLHRLRKAGFTAVALDEAGDVGGTWYWNRYPGARCDIQTIDYSYTFDPELDTAWTWSEKYAAQPEILRYLGFVADRYDLRRDIRFKTKVTEARWDEKTERWQLITDNGPPVSCRHYIMATGCLSAPKPPEIDGVKDFKGEVYFTGRWPHDGVNLAGKRVAVIGTGSSAIQSIPLIAEQAAHLTVFQRTPNFALPAHNGPPPADRKELFESDRAAYREQARQSMAGVPYPQQTVVSWQLSDAERRERFERAWAAGDLVHILTQLWADQAVDVDGNRIVQDLIREKIRAAVKDPETAAALMPDDHPFGAKRPCLDTNYYATYNRPNVTLVNLRQEPIKAITASGITTARRNVDVDIIVFATGFDAMTGAIRAVHPITGRGGRSLTDVWAQGPQTYLGLTVEGFPNFFMITGPGSPSVLSNMAVSIEQHVDWVVDRLAALRDAGFTTIEPTATAQAGWNRHMADCSMVTLHRLANTWYTGANVPGKVQGLMPYTGGVGPYRSICDEVTSRGMLGFRLTGPNVAAQCNDGEIVRLQPDVRLVLNLLASLNLPPIESMGAQGACAFVNEFNKGRPAGRPIGEIVDGTLPGPDGPLPYRVYKPAISGPHPVVVYFHGGGWVLGDEQSDEPFCRDMVRRTGMMFVSVGYRHAPEHRFPAAAEDGYAATRWIAEHATELGGKPGPVLVAGWSAGGNVAAVTCQLARDRGGPQIAGQLLVCPVTDCSFDRPSYNDNATGYFLTRSLMYWFWDLYCSPADRTDPRASPLRGKVSGLPPAFVVTSEFDPLRDEGIAYAEAMAAAGVPVEQLKARGHFHSSFAMVDVVITGVPGRVQMAQALRRFAGLPPEISRDDEYSQGQPSPGHRIAAAAS, from the coding sequence ATGTCTGACGCAATGGTCGCCGCACGTGAGTCCAGCACGGCGAATGGAACAGCCCAACAGGTCGACGTCGCCGTGGTCGGCGCCGGATTTTCCGGCCTCTATCTTCTGCATCGCCTGCGCAAGGCCGGGTTCACCGCGGTCGCGCTAGATGAGGCCGGCGATGTCGGCGGCACGTGGTACTGGAACCGTTATCCGGGCGCGCGCTGCGATATCCAGACCATCGACTACAGCTACACTTTCGATCCGGAACTCGACACGGCATGGACCTGGTCGGAGAAATACGCGGCCCAGCCCGAGATCCTGCGCTATCTCGGCTTCGTCGCCGACCGCTACGATTTGCGCCGCGACATCCGCTTCAAGACCAAGGTGACCGAAGCCAGATGGGACGAGAAGACCGAGCGCTGGCAGCTCATCACCGACAACGGCCCGCCGGTCTCCTGCCGCCATTACATCATGGCCACGGGTTGCCTCTCCGCGCCAAAGCCGCCGGAAATCGACGGCGTCAAGGATTTCAAGGGCGAGGTCTATTTCACCGGCCGCTGGCCGCATGACGGCGTCAATCTGGCGGGGAAACGGGTCGCCGTGATTGGCACAGGCTCGTCGGCGATCCAGTCGATCCCGCTGATCGCCGAGCAGGCCGCGCATCTCACCGTGTTCCAGCGCACGCCGAATTTCGCGCTGCCCGCGCATAACGGCCCGCCCCCTGCCGATCGCAAGGAGCTGTTCGAGAGCGACCGCGCCGCCTATCGCGAGCAGGCGCGACAATCGATGGCCGGCGTGCCCTATCCGCAGCAGACGGTCGTGAGCTGGCAATTGAGCGATGCCGAGCGTCGTGAGCGGTTCGAGCGCGCCTGGGCCGCCGGCGACCTCGTCCACATCCTGACGCAGCTCTGGGCCGACCAGGCGGTCGATGTCGACGGCAACAGGATCGTCCAGGACCTGATCCGCGAGAAGATCCGCGCTGCCGTCAAGGATCCCGAGACTGCTGCGGCGCTGATGCCGGACGACCATCCGTTCGGCGCCAAGCGTCCCTGCCTCGACACCAACTACTACGCCACCTACAACCGGCCGAACGTCACGCTGGTCAATCTGCGGCAGGAGCCGATCAAGGCGATCACCGCGAGCGGCATCACGACGGCCAGGCGCAACGTCGACGTCGACATCATCGTGTTCGCCACCGGCTTCGACGCCATGACCGGCGCGATCCGCGCCGTGCATCCGATCACGGGACGCGGCGGCAGGTCGCTCACCGACGTCTGGGCGCAGGGGCCGCAGACCTATCTCGGGCTCACGGTCGAGGGCTTCCCGAACTTCTTCATGATCACCGGCCCCGGCAGCCCGTCGGTGCTGTCGAACATGGCGGTGTCGATCGAGCAGCACGTCGACTGGGTCGTCGATCGCCTTGCCGCACTGCGCGACGCCGGCTTCACCACGATCGAGCCGACCGCGACGGCGCAGGCCGGCTGGAACAGGCACATGGCCGACTGCTCGATGGTGACGCTGCACCGGCTCGCCAACACCTGGTACACGGGCGCCAACGTGCCCGGCAAGGTGCAGGGGCTGATGCCCTACACCGGCGGCGTCGGTCCCTATCGCAGCATCTGCGACGAGGTCACCAGCCGTGGCATGCTCGGCTTCAGGCTGACAGGCCCGAACGTCGCCGCGCAATGCAATGACGGCGAAATCGTGCGTCTGCAGCCTGATGTGCGGCTGGTGCTGAACCTGCTCGCGTCGCTGAACCTGCCGCCGATCGAGTCGATGGGTGCGCAAGGCGCGTGTGCCTTCGTCAATGAGTTCAACAAGGGCCGTCCCGCCGGACGGCCGATCGGCGAGATCGTCGACGGCACGCTGCCGGGCCCCGACGGACCGCTGCCCTATCGCGTCTACAAGCCTGCGATATCAGGACCGCATCCGGTCGTGGTCTATTTCCACGGCGGCGGCTGGGTGCTCGGCGACGAGCAGTCGGACGAGCCGTTCTGCCGCGACATGGTGCGGCGGACCGGCATGATGTTCGTCAGCGTCGGCTATCGTCACGCGCCGGAGCATCGTTTCCCGGCGGCGGCCGAGGACGGCTATGCGGCGACGCGCTGGATCGCCGAGCATGCCACCGAGCTCGGCGGCAAGCCGGGCCCGGTGCTGGTCGCCGGCTGGAGCGCAGGCGGCAACGTCGCCGCCGTCACCTGTCAGCTCGCGCGCGACCGCGGCGGGCCGCAGATCGCGGGCCAGTTGCTGGTGTGCCCCGTCACCGACTGCAGCTTCGATCGTCCCTCCTACAACGACAATGCGACCGGCTATTTCCTGACGCGTTCGCTGATGTACTGGTTCTGGGATCTGTACTGCTCGCCGGCCGACCGCACCGATCCGCGCGCCTCGCCGCTGCGCGGCAAGGTCTCGGGCCTGCCGCCCGCTTTCGTGGTCACCAGCGAGTTCGATCCGCTACGCGACGAGGGCATCGCCTATGCCGAGGCCATGGCCGCCGCGGGCGTCCCGGTCGAGCAGCTCAAGGCGCGCGGTCATTTCCACTCGTCCTTTGCGATGGTGGACGTGGTGATCACCGGCGTGCCGGGCCGAGTGCAGATGGCGCAAGCCTTGCGGCGCTTCGCCGGGCTTCCGCCGGAGATCAGTCGCGATGACGAGTACAGCCAGGGTCAACCCAGCCCGGGGCACAGAATCGCGGCGGCCGCGAGCTGA
- a CDS encoding carboxylesterase/lipase family protein, producing the protein MRSLFAFLAAFSLLCGDGAAVAQAVGQFPFALTREGQMLGAVEGEVASFKGLAYAAPPVGALRWRPPQPTAENSEMRTAYEYGAPCLQPSLPGASEDCLTLNVFRPFGVDGPLPVMVFIHGGAFVRGTANDPVFDGAKLAQAGLIVVTVNYRLGVLGWLADPALSDGGSGNYGLMDQIAALQWVHDNIAAFGGDPGNVTLFGSGAGATSIALLMLCAQSRDLFQKAILQSIPGRARLRPAQEAEAMGRHFVAMLGEPADLRAVETSRLLAAENRLLDESPRSVAPAIDGRLVTADVAAGFAAGHESRIPVIIGSNDDETGFDGELDIKAALASSGESIDELRRLYPGLASPSDLAARFYTDKVFSEPARLLARLHAATGAAVFRYRFAYVPEARRKNPDEGHGRELQFIFGVEGVPGAGLLSRGDREVARRMRAYWTNFARTGDPNGPDLPRWDRAADRDRLLLVTNDGIASGDDPWSERLDRLAGGSRK; encoded by the coding sequence ATGCGGTCGCTGTTTGCATTCCTTGCGGCCTTCTCCCTGCTCTGCGGTGACGGTGCGGCCGTCGCGCAGGCGGTCGGGCAGTTTCCATTCGCATTGACGCGTGAAGGCCAGATGCTCGGCGCGGTCGAGGGCGAGGTGGCGTCCTTCAAGGGACTGGCCTACGCCGCTCCGCCGGTCGGCGCGTTGCGCTGGCGTCCGCCGCAGCCGACGGCCGAGAACTCGGAGATGCGCACCGCCTACGAGTATGGCGCGCCGTGTCTTCAGCCGTCGCTGCCGGGCGCCAGCGAGGATTGCCTTACGCTGAATGTGTTCCGTCCCTTCGGGGTCGACGGCCCGCTGCCGGTGATGGTGTTCATCCATGGCGGCGCCTTCGTCAGAGGCACGGCGAACGATCCGGTGTTCGACGGCGCCAAGCTGGCGCAGGCCGGGCTCATCGTGGTCACCGTGAACTATCGCCTCGGCGTGCTTGGCTGGCTTGCCGATCCGGCGCTGTCGGATGGCGGCTCCGGCAATTACGGCCTGATGGACCAGATCGCGGCGCTGCAATGGGTGCATGACAACATCGCGGCCTTTGGGGGCGATCCCGGCAACGTCACCCTGTTCGGCAGCGGCGCCGGCGCCACGTCGATCGCGCTGCTGATGCTGTGTGCGCAGTCGCGCGATCTGTTTCAGAAAGCCATTCTGCAATCGATACCCGGTCGTGCGCGGCTGCGCCCGGCGCAGGAGGCGGAGGCTATGGGGCGGCACTTCGTCGCCATGCTTGGGGAGCCCGCCGACTTGCGCGCCGTCGAGACGTCGCGGCTCCTTGCTGCCGAAAACCGTCTGCTCGACGAATCGCCGCGCAGCGTCGCCCCGGCGATCGATGGACGTCTGGTGACCGCGGACGTTGCCGCCGGCTTTGCGGCCGGACACGAAAGCCGGATTCCTGTGATCATTGGCTCGAACGACGATGAGACCGGCTTTGACGGCGAGCTCGACATCAAGGCGGCGCTGGCGTCTTCGGGCGAGAGTATCGACGAGCTGCGCAGGCTCTATCCGGGCCTTGCCAGTCCTTCGGACCTCGCGGCGAGGTTCTACACGGACAAGGTGTTTTCCGAGCCGGCGCGACTGCTGGCTCGCCTGCATGCCGCAACCGGCGCAGCCGTCTTTCGCTATCGCTTCGCCTACGTGCCCGAGGCCCGGCGGAAAAATCCCGACGAAGGGCACGGGCGCGAGTTGCAGTTCATCTTTGGCGTGGAAGGCGTGCCCGGTGCGGGCCTGCTCTCGCGAGGCGATCGCGAGGTCGCACGCCGCATGCGCGCCTACTGGACCAATTTCGCGCGGACGGGCGATCCGAACGGTCCGGACCTGCCGCGTTGGGACAGGGCCGCAGACCGCGATCGGCTGCTGCTGGTCACGAACGATGGCATCGCGAGCGGAGACGACCCCTGGTCGGAGCGTCTCGACCGGCTCGCAGGTGGGAGCAGAAAATGA
- a CDS encoding DODA-type extradiol aromatic ring-opening family dioxygenase, producing MTRLPTLFLSHGGGPWPFMEDRRVQYARTAAEFGRLPQLLPEKPKAVLVITGHWEAEAFTVSTSAHPPMVYDYYGFPEHTYHLKYPAPGKPELAAIVKALLMGVGLDCREDANQGFDHGTFVPLGLMYPNADMPIVLLSLKSSYDAAEHIKVGQAIASLRNEGILIVGSGLTYHNMRGFGRAESKPVSYDFEAYLNEAISNPDAARRNAMLVDWEKAPSARLAHPREDHLLPLMVAAGAAGSDVGKRVFVDEVANVAMASYVFG from the coding sequence ATGACCCGATTACCGACTCTCTTCTTGTCGCATGGCGGCGGTCCCTGGCCGTTCATGGAGGATCGGCGCGTGCAATATGCCAGGACCGCCGCGGAGTTCGGCCGGCTGCCGCAGCTTCTCCCCGAGAAGCCCAAGGCTGTGCTCGTCATCACCGGCCATTGGGAGGCCGAGGCCTTCACGGTGTCGACCTCGGCGCATCCGCCGATGGTGTACGACTATTACGGTTTCCCCGAGCATACCTATCACCTCAAATATCCGGCGCCGGGCAAGCCCGAGCTCGCAGCTATAGTGAAGGCGCTGCTCATGGGTGTGGGCCTCGATTGTCGTGAGGATGCCAACCAGGGTTTCGATCACGGCACCTTCGTGCCGCTCGGCCTGATGTATCCGAACGCCGACATGCCGATCGTGCTGCTGTCGCTGAAGTCGAGTTACGATGCGGCCGAGCACATCAAGGTCGGGCAGGCGATCGCGTCGCTGCGCAACGAGGGCATCCTGATCGTCGGCAGCGGGCTCACCTATCACAACATGCGCGGCTTCGGACGGGCGGAGTCAAAACCCGTCTCGTATGATTTCGAGGCCTATCTGAACGAGGCGATCAGCAATCCGGATGCGGCGCGGCGCAACGCGATGCTGGTCGACTGGGAGAAAGCGCCGAGCGCGCGTCTTGCGCATCCGCGCGAGGACCATCTGCTGCCGCTGATGGTGGCCGCCGGTGCCGCCGGCAGCGATGTTGGTAAACGCGTCTTCGTCGACGAGGTCGCGAATGTGGCGATGGCGTCGTATGTGTTTGGGTGA
- a CDS encoding SemiSWEET transporter: MDPFAIKLIGFAAATCTTIAYAPQAIKVWKTRSARDISLGMFLIMVLGLALWLIYGLLSGDAPLVAANAITMLLAGGILFMKLKYG, translated from the coding sequence ATGGACCCATTCGCGATCAAGCTGATCGGCTTTGCCGCCGCCACCTGCACCACCATCGCCTACGCGCCGCAGGCCATCAAGGTGTGGAAGACCCGCTCGGCGCGCGACATCTCGCTCGGCATGTTCCTGATCATGGTGCTGGGCCTCGCGCTGTGGCTGATCTACGGCCTGCTCAGCGGCGACGCGCCGCTGGTCGCCGCCAACGCCATCACCATGCTGCTCGCCGGCGGGATCCTGTTCATGAAGCTGAAATACGGGTGA